From a region of the Odontesthes bonariensis isolate fOdoBon6 chromosome 4, fOdoBon6.hap1, whole genome shotgun sequence genome:
- the pvalb7 gene encoding parvalbumin-7 isoform X1 — protein sequence MTAGRMVMTDLLKAEEIKKALDAFAAETFNPKKFFEMVGMKAMSAENVKKVFLVLDVDGSGFIEEEELKFVLKGFSNDGRDLTDAETKSFLQAADKDGDGKIGIDEFETLVHE from the exons ATGACGG CTGGCAGAATGGTAATGACAGATCTGTTAAAAGCTGAGGAGATCAAGAAAGCTCTTGATGCCTTTGCAG CAGAAACATTCAACCCCAAGAAGTTTTTTGAAATGGTGGGAATGAAGGCCATGTCAGCAGAAAATGTCAAGAAGGTCTTCCTGGTACTGGATGTGGATGGTAGCGGGTTCATAGAGGAAGAGGAGCTCAA GTTTGTACTGAAGGGATTTTCTAATGATGGCAGAGATCTGACTGACGCCGAGACAAAATCATTCCTCCAAGCTGCAGAcaaagatggagatggaaaaatCGGCATTGACG aGTTTGAGACCTTGGTGCATGAGTAG
- the pvalb7 gene encoding parvalbumin-7 isoform X2: protein MVMTDLLKAEEIKKALDAFAAETFNPKKFFEMVGMKAMSAENVKKVFLVLDVDGSGFIEEEELKFVLKGFSNDGRDLTDAETKSFLQAADKDGDGKIGIDEFETLVHE from the exons ATGGTAATGACAGATCTGTTAAAAGCTGAGGAGATCAAGAAAGCTCTTGATGCCTTTGCAG CAGAAACATTCAACCCCAAGAAGTTTTTTGAAATGGTGGGAATGAAGGCCATGTCAGCAGAAAATGTCAAGAAGGTCTTCCTGGTACTGGATGTGGATGGTAGCGGGTTCATAGAGGAAGAGGAGCTCAA GTTTGTACTGAAGGGATTTTCTAATGATGGCAGAGATCTGACTGACGCCGAGACAAAATCATTCCTCCAAGCTGCAGAcaaagatggagatggaaaaatCGGCATTGACG aGTTTGAGACCTTGGTGCATGAGTAG